Within the Desulfonatronum thiosulfatophilum genome, the region GGGGAAGGCGGATAGAGCAAACACCCGGATCATCTCCGGAACCGCAAGCAGTCCCGAAACCAGAGCCCGTGTTGCCATACACGGCCTGGATGCGCGAACCGCAAGCTGCGCCGGAACTCTGGTCCAGGCCGGAGTGCCCGTGACTCTGCTCGTTCCGAAAAACGCCATGCATCTGGGCAAGGACACCTCCCCAGCCCAACGCGCCTTGCTCGCTGACATCGCCGATCTGGCCGCCTTGAGCAAAGATGGCGCTTCCGAGGATAATTCAACGTTTGGGAGCCTGCTGATTCACGAGCATTCCGATCAGGATCAACAGATCTTCGAACACGACTTCACCTTTGACGACCCAATGCCCTCCGGTCCCGGCAGCCTGCCGCGAGCCGTGACTCTCGGACGTCAGGCAGCAGAAGCTTATTTGAACGCACAAGGCATCACCAAGCCTCCCGCGCCGCATCGCCCCGATGCCGACTTGCCCACGCTACGCATGTCCCGACACATCCGCGACTTCGGGCCATATTCCTGTCCTGAAGCGATCACCCGCAAGGTGTCCGGCGATCAGGCCATGGCTCGTGAGGCCTCCCGCTGCCTGCGCTGCGATACCCTGTGCGAAGTCTGCGTCACGGTCTGCCCCAATCGGGCCATCATGGCCCTGCAATCCTTCCCCGGTCTCATTGCCGCGGGACAAGTCCAGCGCGCTCATGACGGCCAACCCGAGATTCTGATCACGCAAAAACGTCCCTTGACCGACTGCACTCAGATCGTGATCCTGGCCGACTTCTGCAATGCCTGCGGCAATTGCGCCGCCTTCTGCCCGTCCTCGGACGCGCCCTTCGCGGTCAAGCCCCGCATCCACCTGACCAGGGCCAGCTTCGAGGAGGAAAAAGAAGGTTACTTCCCGGTCGGTCCGGACCGGCTGGAAATTCTGCGCAACGGCATCCCCGCCAGCCTGATCAAAACCATCGATGGATTGCGCTATCAAAGCAACGCCTTGACCCTCACCCTGGACTCTGCGACTCTGTATCCGAGCATGATTGATCTGGCGGAAAACACGGAACATGCGGACCTTGAACAGGCACTTGAAGCAGGTTTGATCCACATCATGCTCATGTCCTCTTCGCTCCTTCCATTTGGCTTCATGCGTTAACTAATTTTCCGTTCGTTCAAGAACCAAGGAAAATGCAACAGCTCATCCTGGACAAGCCATGGTGGATATCGAAAAACACATTTCATATTGGAGGGATAGTTCAGAAGAAGATTTCGAGGTGCCAAGCAGCTTATCGGATCAGGAAAAATTCGACACGGCTTGTTATTTCTTCATCTGTCGTTGGAAAAGATTCTCAAAGCCCATTTCTGCCATGCCAGCGGCGACATTGCTCCAAGGGTGCATAATCTTGTTGTCTTGGCAGAATCATCTGGAATAAATTTCCAGGCGAAACACATTCAATTCTTGGCCGAAATCAATCCACTCAACATTGAAGGTCGTTATCCGGAGACATGGAGTCCGATTCCAACTCGTCACGAGGCGGTTGTACTGGTTTGAAATACTGAAGAGCTTCTCAAATGGTTGAAGAATCAACTACAAATACGGTGAAGAAATACCTGACTGAGCTGATTCGACTCGGTATACCGGTCAGCTTCGGGATCATGTTCGGTTCAAGCGCGCGCAACGATGCCCATCGATGGAGCGATATAGATCTGCTCGTCGTATCCGAAGCTTACGATTCGTCATGCAGTCGAGAAGACATCAACCTGCTCTGGCGTACCGCAGCCCGCACAGACAGTCGGATCGAACCGATTCCCGTAGGACTGCACCGCTGGGAAACGGACGACGGCAGCACCATCATTGAATCAGCCCGGCGCGAAGGTATCCGGATTAACGTAGAAGACAATGACCACCGACAATAATTCCTTTTTTCTACCACTCCATGACATTATCTGAACCATCACCCCCCACCATCCTTATCCGCGGGGCCGGAGATCTGGCGACCGGCGTCGCGCTGGTGCTCTTCAGGGCCGGGTTGAAACGTCTGCTGTTGCTGGAGCGGGAACAGCCTTTGGCCGTACGGAGGCTGGTCTCCTTCTCCGAAGCCGTTTACCTGGGCCGAGCCGAGGTCGAGGGAGTTGGGGGCATGTTGATCGATTCCATGGCTCAGGCCGAGGCTGCCTGGGCCGGAGATGAAATCCCGGTGCTCGTGGATCCGAACATGGACTGCCTCGAAGGACTCAAGCCACAGGTCGTTGTGGATGCGCTGCTGGCCAAGCGCTACACCGGCATTCATCCGGGCTTGGCTCCCCTGGTTATCGGACTAGGGCCTGGCTTTGTCGCAGGAAAAGATGTGCATTGCGTGGTGGAGACACATCGCGGCCATGGCATGGGAAATCTCATTTTCAACGGCTCTGCCCACCCTAACACCGGCATTCCCGGCGAGGTGCTGGGCAAAACCCTGGAGCGGCTGCTGCGGGCACCTGAGGCCGGAGTCTTCACAGCTTGTCGTTCCATCGGCGATTATGTCCAACAGGACGAGGTGGTGGGTCATGTGGGTTCCGAACCGGTGCGGGCCAGGACGAGCGGAGTTGTGCGGGGGTTGCTGCGATCCGGGCTCCACGTCCGCACGGGCCTCAAACTCGGAGATGTGGACCCCAGGGGTGAAACGTGGCGTTGCCGCCGCGTATCCGACAAGGCCCATGCCGTCGGGCAAGGCGTGCTCCAGGCCGTGGATGCGGTCCGCGGCGACATACAATTCGATTTGATCGACATGCAATCTCCTGCCGAACAATCAACCACCCCCATCCATCTCGGGAGAGCCGGATGAGCATCGGACAGCCCGTCAAGCGTCTGGACGCCGAAGCCAAGGTCACGGCGCGAGCGCGATATACCGAGGACATGCTGCCTCCCGGGGTGCACAGCGCCGTCTACATCCGCGGAACAGTGGCCCACGGCCGGGTCGTATCCATGGATACCCGTGCTGCCCTGGCCGTGCCCGGCGTGGAAGCCGTGTTCACTCATGCCGATGTTCCGAAGATTCTCTACGCCACAGCCGGGCATCCCTATTCCCTGGATCCGGAGCATGCCGACGTGGCCGACACGCTGCTGCTGACGGACCATGTCCGCTTTCATGGCGACGAGATCGGCGTGGTGGTGGCCCGTGACGAGCTTGCCGCGCGGCGGGCCGCCTCTCTTGTGGAGGTGGTTTACGAGGAATATCCGGTCATGACCACGCCGGAAGCGGCCATGGCCCCGGAGGCCAAGGCCATCCATCCAAACGGGAACGTGGTTCAACGCAGCGAATTTTCCGTTGGTGGAGACGCTGAAGCGATCATCGCCGGCGCGGACGTGGTTGTTGAGGGCCACTATGAGACGCCCATTACCCAGCATTGCCACATGGAACCGCTGGTGGCCCATGCCTACATGGAGGACATGGAGCGCATCACCGTGGTTTCCTCCACCCAGATCCCGCATATCTGCCGCCGCATTGTCGGACAGGCCCTGGGCATTCCCTGGAGCCGGGTGCGGATCATCAAGCCCTGCGTGGGCGGCGGATTCGGAGCCAAGCAGGACGTCGTGCTCGAACCCATGGTCGCCTTCCTTGCCTGGAAGCTGGGCCGCCCCGTGCGCATGGCCTTGACCCGCGAGGAATCCATGATCACCAGAACCCGGCACGCCTTCCGGATGCATGCCAGGATGGGCTTTTCACGGGAGGGGCGACTTCAGGCCGCGAGCCTGGACGTGGTCTCCAATACCGGGGCCTACGCCTCGCATGGACATTCCGTGGCCGCCGCCGGGGGCGGCAAGCTCTGCAGCATGTATCCCCACAGCGCCATGCACTTCCAGGCCGCCACGGTCTATACCAATCTGCCCATTGCCGGCGCCATGCGCGGCTACGGCTCTCCCCAGACCATCTTTGCCTTTGAATGCCTGATGGAAGAGGGAGCCAGGGCCTTGGACATTGACCCTCTGGATCTTCGCCTGATCAACGCGGGGCGTCCGGGAGACGTGAATCCGCTGTCGAAAAGACCCATCGAGACCCATGGTCTGGTCGAGTGCCTGCAAAAGGGGCGCGAACTGTTTCGCTGGGACGAACGCCGGGCCGCGCATAAAAACAGCTCCAGCGAAGTAGCGGACATCCGACGCGGCGTCGGCGTGGCTTGTTTCAGCTTCAATTCCGGCGTGTATCCCGTGGGAGTGGAGTTGTCCGGAGCACGGCTGACCCTGGTCCAGGACGGCTGCGTTCTCCTCCAGGTGGGAGCGACGGAAATCGGTCAGGGCGCGGACACGGTTTTTGCCCAGATGGCCGCTTCGGTGCTCGACCTGCCCATGGAAGCCATGCGCGTGGTCTCCACCCAGGATACGGACGTCGCACCCTTCGATCCCGGCGCCTTTGCCTCGCGCCAGACCTATGTCGCCGGACCGGCCGTGAAAGCCGCGGCCGAGGATCTACGCTCCAGAATCCTTGAGCACGCCGCCGAAATGACCGGTTATCCTGCCCATGCCCTGGATCTCAAGGCCGGTTTCGTCGTCGCGGTCCGGGAGCCTTCCCGAGTGTTCATGAGCCTGGAAGAACTGGCCCTGGACGCCTATTACAACAAAGACCGGGGCAGCCAGCTCACCGCGGAACGTTCCGTGAAGACCCGCACCAACGCCCCCTCCTTCGGCTGCACCTTCGTGGAAGTGGAGGTGGACGTTCCTCTCTGCCGAGTCAGGGTGACCGACATTCTGAATGTTCATGATTGCGGCGTGGTCATCAATCCGGCCACGGCCAAAGGACAGGTCCAGGGCGGCATGGCCATGGCCATCGGCTGGGCCCTGTACGAGGAACTGCTGGTTGATCCCCGCTCCGGTCAGGTACGCAACAACAACCTGCTGGACTACAAGATGCCCACCTTCCCGGACCTGCCCGACCTGGACGTGGCCTTTGTCCAAACCCTCGAACCCTCTGGCGGTTTCGGCAACAAATCCTTGGGCGAGCCACCCTTGCTCTCGCCCGGGCCGGCCATTCGCAACGCGGTTTGGGACGCCACCGGCGTCAAGGTCAACGCCATCCCGCTTACTCCTAAGGCCCTGTTCCCCCTGTTCCGCGAAGCCGGCTTGCTGCGGGATTATTGAGGAAGCAATGTTTGCCTTTGAAAGTTACCATCGCGCCCGCACCCTGACCGAGGCCCTGGATCTGCTCGCGGCAAATCCCTTTGCCAGGCCCATGGCCGGAGGAACGGACATCCTGGTCCGGCTGCGGGAGGGGCACAAGGAATACGCCGAAATCGTGGACATCCACGGACTACCGGAACTGCAAACGATCACGGAGGAAGACGGCTCGCTGCGCATCGGCTCCGGTGCGACCTTTACCAGCATCATGGCATCGCCATCCGTCGCCCGTCACGTCCCCATGCTTATTGAGGCGGCAGGCTGGGTGGCCGGGCCGCAGATCCGCAACGTGGCCACCATCGGCGGCAACATTTGCAACGGCTCCGTTTGCGCGGATTCCGCCGCCCCTTTGCTGGTCCTGAACGCCCACCTGGACCTGATCGGCCCGGAAGGCGAGCGCTTGATCCCGTTGCGCGGCTTCCACCTCGGACCGGGTCGCGTGGAACTGCGCCGGGGCGAAATCCTGCGCTCGATACGCATCAAGACCGACGAATGCCGGGATTTGGGAACGGCCTACGTCAAGTATTCCATGCGCCAGGCCATGGACATCGCCACCATCGGCTGCGGCGCGGGTGTCCGCATCCGGGACGGAGCGGTCCGGGAGCTGCGCCTTGCCTTCACCGTGGCCGCGCCCATTCCGGTACGCTGCACCACGGCCGAAACCGCCGCAACCGGCCTGCCTCTGGAGCAGGCCGTTGAGGCCGTCTGCGAAACCCTGGCCCAGGACGTCAGTCCTCGCACGTCCTGGAGGGCCGCGGGAGATTTCCGTCTGCACATCATC harbors:
- the xdhA gene encoding xanthine dehydrogenase subunit XdhA encodes the protein MSIGQPVKRLDAEAKVTARARYTEDMLPPGVHSAVYIRGTVAHGRVVSMDTRAALAVPGVEAVFTHADVPKILYATAGHPYSLDPEHADVADTLLLTDHVRFHGDEIGVVVARDELAARRAASLVEVVYEEYPVMTTPEAAMAPEAKAIHPNGNVVQRSEFSVGGDAEAIIAGADVVVEGHYETPITQHCHMEPLVAHAYMEDMERITVVSSTQIPHICRRIVGQALGIPWSRVRIIKPCVGGGFGAKQDVVLEPMVAFLAWKLGRPVRMALTREESMITRTRHAFRMHARMGFSREGRLQAASLDVVSNTGAYASHGHSVAAAGGGKLCSMYPHSAMHFQAATVYTNLPIAGAMRGYGSPQTIFAFECLMEEGARALDIDPLDLRLINAGRPGDVNPLSKRPIETHGLVECLQKGRELFRWDERRAAHKNSSSEVADIRRGVGVACFSFNSGVYPVGVELSGARLTLVQDGCVLLQVGATEIGQGADTVFAQMAASVLDLPMEAMRVVSTQDTDVAPFDPGAFASRQTYVAGPAVKAAAEDLRSRILEHAAEMTGYPAHALDLKAGFVVAVREPSRVFMSLEELALDAYYNKDRGSQLTAERSVKTRTNAPSFGCTFVEVEVDVPLCRVRVTDILNVHDCGVVINPATAKGQVQGGMAMAIGWALYEELLVDPRSGQVRNNNLLDYKMPTFPDLPDLDVAFVQTLEPSGGFGNKSLGEPPLLSPGPAIRNAVWDATGVKVNAIPLTPKALFPLFREAGLLRDY
- a CDS encoding nucleotidyltransferase domain-containing protein — protein: MVEESTTNTVKKYLTELIRLGIPVSFGIMFGSSARNDAHRWSDIDLLVVSEAYDSSCSREDINLLWRTAARTDSRIEPIPVGLHRWETDDGSTIIESARREGIRINVEDNDHRQ
- the yqeB gene encoding selenium-dependent molybdenum cofactor biosynthesis protein YqeB, with the protein product MTLSEPSPPTILIRGAGDLATGVALVLFRAGLKRLLLLEREQPLAVRRLVSFSEAVYLGRAEVEGVGGMLIDSMAQAEAAWAGDEIPVLVDPNMDCLEGLKPQVVVDALLAKRYTGIHPGLAPLVIGLGPGFVAGKDVHCVVETHRGHGMGNLIFNGSAHPNTGIPGEVLGKTLERLLRAPEAGVFTACRSIGDYVQQDEVVGHVGSEPVRARTSGVVRGLLRSGLHVRTGLKLGDVDPRGETWRCRRVSDKAHAVGQGVLQAVDAVRGDIQFDLIDMQSPAEQSTTPIHLGRAG
- the xdhB gene encoding xanthine dehydrogenase FAD-binding subunit XdhB, whose product is MFAFESYHRARTLTEALDLLAANPFARPMAGGTDILVRLREGHKEYAEIVDIHGLPELQTITEEDGSLRIGSGATFTSIMASPSVARHVPMLIEAAGWVAGPQIRNVATIGGNICNGSVCADSAAPLLVLNAHLDLIGPEGERLIPLRGFHLGPGRVELRRGEILRSIRIKTDECRDLGTAYVKYSMRQAMDIATIGCGAGVRIRDGAVRELRLAFTVAAPIPVRCTTAETAATGLPLEQAVEAVCETLAQDVSPRTSWRAAGDFRLHIIRTLARRMILAAAKRTENASC